The Capsicum annuum cultivar UCD-10X-F1 chromosome 1, UCD10Xv1.1, whole genome shotgun sequence sequence aagaaaaaatatttttcaaagacatttcttattggggtcaaatatctaaaacaCCATATTTGGATTTATAACAGGCAATTTCCTGGATTCAAACACTAGTTTAACTTCAGAAATAGCCCTAAAATGGAGCCTTCCCTTAAAACAGTCTTACAAAAATAGTTTTCATAAAGGATGGTCGTTCAAATCTTGGAGTATTTTAAGATAATAAATCTGTTCAATTAATTACAAATTATGCTTTATAGGCAAATTTTAGAACTTATGCTGTTACGCAGCCAGGAATAGGGAGATAAAAGTTAAAAAAACCAGACATTTGAGAGACAAAAATTCAAGAGTGTCGTAGTTCAGTCAGCATACACTCAGAAATCACGAGCCGTCCATCTAAGCCCATGATGAATGTTGTGTATGGCCCATTAAATTAAGCCCACTGCAGCCCGGATATTACCAAAACCCAACCCAATTACAATAACAACTCTTAATTTAGATCCAAAAAATCTAATTAGAACATTCCAAAAGCTTCACGTACCTATACCAAATTCTTCCAGAACACACCATGACCGAAAAATAGTTAATGACAGTTAACAAAGATAGAACAAATATGCCTCTTCTTCATCACAGAATTCCTCTTCCCTTCTTCCCCAACTCTACCAGAAGACTAATTCCAATCCACTCAATGTCCACTTCATCATCACAAACAACTCATCACCAATCAGACCACCAttacaatcaacaacaacaacaagacgatgaagaagaaaaacaagcTTCATTAACCCAAGTCTTGAAATACCACAAAGAAACAAAGCATTCATTCACCAATTACTCTCGTGGTCCTCGTGGTCTTGATTGGGCAAATCAACCCAACCCTTTTCGCCGTTATGTTTCTTCTCCACTTATCCCTCTATTACACCCTTCATATTCTGATGAACCATCATCTCCTCTTTACTCATCACTTTTCAAGAATCTCCCTTTTCCAAAACCCATTTCGATATCCACAATTTCTCAGCTTTTTTACGATTCTTTAGCTTTATCAGCTTGGAAATCGACTGGGTTTTCAACTTGGTCCCTTCGTGTTAACCCTAGTAGTGGGAATCTTCATCCAACTGAAGCGTATATTATTTGTCCACCTGTTGAATCAGTGTGTGATAAAAGTTTTGTGGCTCATTATGCTCCAAAAGAGCATTCTTTGGAAGTTAGAGCTCAATTCCCATCTGGGTTTTTCACGAAATTCTTCCCtgaagattcttttcttattggGCTATCGTCGATTTTTTGGAGGGAAGCTTGGAAGTATGGTGAAAGGGCATTTAGGTATTGTAATCATGATGTAGGTCATGCTATTGCTGCTGTTTCAATGGCAGCAGCAGGGCTTGGATGGGATGTGAAAGTTCTTGATGGGTTAGGTTATGAGGAGTTAGAGAAGTTAACGGGCGTTGAAAATTATCCTAAGTTTAAAATCCCATCTCGGCCTATAAAAGGGACAATGCTTGAGATTGAGTTTGAACATCCTGATTGTGTTCTTTTGGTTTGTCCTAGTGGTTTGAATGAATTTAAAGTGGATTATAAGGAGTTGAGCTGTGCTATTTCGGAGTTTTCGGGCTTGGATTGGAAGGGTAAGCCTAATGTGCTTAGTAAAGAGCATATTTGTTGGGATATTATATATAGAACAGCTGAAGCATCAAAAAAGCCATTAACAATGTGTAATTTAACGGTAGTTGATCCATTTCAGAGTAGTGGAACAATTAGTGAAAGTTCTTATAAGGATTTAAGTTTAAGGGAAGTGGTTAGAAAGCGGAGGAGTGCAGTTGATATGGATGGTTATACCGTAATGTCCAAAGAAACATTTTATCAGATATTGTTGCATTGTATGCCTTCTGGTTCGCGTGATGGAGAGAAACATGTCAGGCAACTGGCATTGCCATTTAGGTCACTTGCTTGGGATAGTGAAGTCCATGCTGCCATGTTTGTTCATAGAGTTGTTGGCTTGCCAAAAGGATTATATTGTTTGGTGAGAAATGAGAACCATCTGGATGATCTTAAGAAAGCTACTAGAGTTGAGTTCAAATGGGTGAAACCAGATGGTTGTCCTGAAGATCTTCCTCTGTATGAGTTGGCAAAAGGCGACTGCAGGGAGCTTTCAAAGCGATTGTCGTGCCATCAGGTACTTATTTTTCTGCTCTTTAATATTGTGATCATGTCAGTGAGGCTTTTTTTTGTTACTGATAAGTCATATATTCTGGGCTGgatcaaaaattataaattctGGGCTGAGACAGGGCCAAATGGATCCGAACAGATTTTGGGAATTCACAGGCCGACCCCATTTAGTTTGAGCTTGAAGctttattgtttttgttctttgATAATAAGATATACGATCATACTTGCAGATAATTTTTACTTATGTGACTTAGCGGTATTTTGTGATCATATTCTCGGCTAAGATTTAGTACCGTAACATGTTTCACTTCATATCCACAATTTCATCTTATGTGTGTTTGCACGCAGATCACTGTTACAGTTGTGGTTCCTATAATATTGTCATTGTGGCAGAATATTTCAAAAAAGTTGTCCATTATAAAAAACCGAAAGAATTTAGAACTAGTTGTTACTATTGTAAAAGGAATCTTGATTGAGTACACGAAAAATCTTACTAGTGTTTCTTTTCCCTCTTCTTCGTACTCAGTGCTTCCATTCTGTAGAAGACTAGAAATCCGAGTATAATTTGAATGAAGTGTTTCCATTTTCAGCTAGAGATCAATATGAGTCTCCAGTGAAATAAAGCTAAGGACAAGGGTAAAACAAACTGTTTTTCCAACTTAATATATTTTGATAGCAAAGGAAGATGATCCTTtaattgttttctctctctttcaatTGTCATATCATGCAGAATTGTGATGTTAGTTGGACATTACTGTCAGATCCAGCTCATTTGTTGCTTGTGATGCTTCAAGTGACCTCTTTTTATGGATATTTATTATACAGGACATTGCTGGTGATGGCTGCTTCAGCTTGGGTATGATTGCACATTTTGAGCCCACTTTGCGCAATAAAGGCTCCTGGATGTATCCACGGTTATTTTGGGAGACGGGAGTGCTAGGCCAAGTTTTGTATCTTGAATCGCATGCAGTTGGCATCTCTGCTACTGGAATTGGCTGTTTCTTTGACGATCCTGGTATTTCCTCTCTaccttctctttttctctttaacTTGTAATAGAAGAATAGGTCTCGGACTTGCACTTGCCATGGTTGGTCTCTTCCTTGTGGAATCTCTTTTAGTAATAATTTCATGGAAGCTGGACTCAGCAACATTTTAGAGTTTTAATTTCTGCTTAAGATGCATAAAAAGATATTCTGATCTGATTCCAGATATTGCCTGTTCCCAGTCTTAAAGACAAAAAGACATCCCGAAAAAGGTAAAAGGGAAAGGGTAACCTGAACTTGGCATGTCATATCCTTTCAGTTCAGGTTGAACCAGCTATTAGCTTGAGTAATGATGCACCAATCAACCCCCACCCCCTCCTAGGGGGACAAGGGGAAAGAAATAGAAAGTAGAAAGGCACCCAGAAGAGGAAAACAAATTGTTACATGGTAGACTATGTGCTTGTAGCAAGTTGCTCACCTGTGTATGACTATATATactataactaaaaaaaaaattctagcaGTTCTTTGCTGAAAGGAAAGAGTTGGTCATTGTCTACTTGAAGCAAGAGCCGTCAGTCCGTCACTCTCTTTTCTAGAATAGGTAGCTGTAAGAGGCTGGCCAGAAAGAAATTCATGAACCCTGATTAGACTTGCGAGCGATCAGTTCTTGAAGGTAGAGTTAGAGGCTGCAAGGTTTATCAGTGTCACACTTCATTATATATCCTTTTTTCTTATATGGTATTCAGGCGTTAGTCTATCATAATATGGTTGTAGAGTTAGCTTACCATAGTTCATGCTGTATGTTTCCTTTTCAGTGTAAAGACAAGTAATATAAGTTATAAATTCTGTTT is a genomic window containing:
- the LOC107872995 gene encoding uncharacterized protein LOC107872995, which translates into the protein MTVNKDRTNMPLLHHRIPLPFFPNSTRRLIPIHSMSTSSSQTTHHQSDHHYNQQQQQDDEEEKQASLTQVLKYHKETKHSFTNYSRGPRGLDWANQPNPFRRYVSSPLIPLLHPSYSDEPSSPLYSSLFKNLPFPKPISISTISQLFYDSLALSAWKSTGFSTWSLRVNPSSGNLHPTEAYIICPPVESVCDKSFVAHYAPKEHSLEVRAQFPSGFFTKFFPEDSFLIGLSSIFWREAWKYGERAFRYCNHDVGHAIAAVSMAAAGLGWDVKVLDGLGYEELEKLTGVENYPKFKIPSRPIKGTMLEIEFEHPDCVLLVCPSGLNEFKVDYKELSCAISEFSGLDWKGKPNVLSKEHICWDIIYRTAEASKKPLTMCNLTVVDPFQSSGTISESSYKDLSLREVVRKRRSAVDMDGYTVMSKETFYQILLHCMPSGSRDGEKHVRQLALPFRSLAWDSEVHAAMFVHRVVGLPKGLYCLVRNENHLDDLKKATRVEFKWVKPDGCPEDLPLYELAKGDCRELSKRLSCHQDIAGDGCFSLGMIAHFEPTLRNKGSWMYPRLFWETGVLGQVLYLESHAVGISATGIGCFFDDPVHEVLGLKGSKFQSLYHFTVGGPVVDKRIMSLPAYPGPSYDA